In a genomic window of Deltaproteobacteria bacterium:
- a CDS encoding DUF1015 domain-containing protein has product MAIIAPFRGIFYNREKIQDLRDVITPPYDVISERERQEYFKRHPQNMIRLILSKGDPQDTNRDNRYTRAAECFRSWLDQGILTQDTEPAIYLTEIDYDVEDIVRTRFGIIALVQLEDFEKGSILPHEKTFSATKADRLRLMQACKANFSPIFSLFSDPDGEIVGPFRSCIKGIKPDFEFKELIGSRHRLWRVTDQRIHKKIQQKLYDKPLYIADGHHRYETALNFRNQTVAKSGALDPKAACNFVMMYLCSMHDPGLTIRPVHRLLSHVPQHVMDGFAEKAHAYFDIETMQFEAADRAEVLAGFLAKIRAGAECGVIGAVLRGHRVFYVLQIREGIMDRLFDGQVPVPLRKLDVTIATKLVFQKIFDLDDAALDDERRILYTSRTEKALEAVSAGECEVALILNPTRLSNVEEVSKAGLTMPRKSTYFYPKGISGLVINRIDDC; this is encoded by the coding sequence ATGGCCATAATTGCACCGTTTCGGGGGATTTTTTACAATCGTGAGAAGATTCAGGACTTAAGGGATGTAATCACCCCGCCTTACGATGTGATATCAGAACGGGAGCGGCAGGAGTACTTCAAACGCCATCCTCAGAATATGATTCGCTTGATTCTGAGCAAAGGAGACCCTCAGGATACCAACCGCGACAATCGTTATACACGAGCGGCCGAGTGTTTTCGAAGTTGGCTCGATCAAGGGATACTAACGCAGGATACGGAGCCAGCCATATATTTGACGGAAATTGATTATGACGTCGAGGACATCGTACGTACCCGTTTTGGAATCATTGCGCTGGTTCAACTTGAGGATTTTGAAAAGGGGAGCATCCTCCCTCATGAGAAGACCTTCTCGGCCACTAAAGCAGACCGTCTCAGACTCATGCAAGCGTGCAAAGCGAATTTCAGTCCAATCTTTTCGCTATTTTCAGATCCGGATGGAGAGATCGTTGGCCCCTTTCGATCATGCATAAAGGGGATAAAGCCCGACTTCGAATTTAAAGAACTGATCGGATCCCGTCACCGACTCTGGCGCGTAACGGATCAACGGATTCACAAAAAGATACAACAAAAGCTGTATGACAAGCCCCTTTACATTGCTGACGGACACCACCGTTATGAGACGGCTCTCAATTTCAGAAACCAGACCGTGGCAAAGTCCGGTGCACTTGATCCCAAGGCGGCTTGCAATTTTGTGATGATGTATCTGTGCAGCATGCACGACCCTGGCTTGACTATACGTCCGGTGCATCGTCTCCTTTCCCATGTGCCGCAACATGTCATGGACGGCTTTGCGGAAAAAGCCCATGCCTACTTCGATATAGAGACCATGCAGTTTGAGGCTGCTGACCGTGCGGAGGTTCTTGCGGGATTCCTGGCAAAGATCAGGGCAGGGGCTGAATGCGGGGTCATTGGAGCTGTCCTTCGAGGCCACAGAGTCTTTTACGTTCTTCAGATCAGAGAAGGGATCATGGACAGGCTTTTTGACGGACAGGTCCCGGTACCCCTCAGAAAGCTTGATGTTACCATTGCCACGAAACTCGTGTTTCAAAAGATCTTTGACCTTGACGATGCTGCCCTGGATGATGAGAGGCGCATTTTGTACACGAGCCGGACCGAAAAAGCCCTTGAAGCTGTCAGTGCCGGGGAATGTGAAGTTGCTCTCATCCTTAATCCCACCAGGCTATCCAATGTGGAAGAGGTCTCAAAAGCAGGTCTTACCATGCCACGCAAATCGACCTATTTCTACCCGAAAGGTATAAGCGGTCTTGTCATTAATAGGATTGATGATTGCTAA
- a CDS encoding tRNA1(Val) (adenine(37)-N6)-methyltransferase, whose translation MITTESLFRGRLKIRQRKKGYRFSVDTAILAHHVDLKDTDTAVDLGAGCGIISIILAHRVPSAHLYGIEIQRDLAELAAANVRLNDMEDRITIVHQDMRNFRSYLRPGGADVVFSNPPYRRFLAGRVCPDRERAVARHEITVSLSDVISVAGKLLRPSGRLFVIYPAERATDLITQMRAFKLEPKRLRLVHSREHSEAELVLAEGSKHGKPGVKVSPPLVVHKRDGSYTDEVKKMISF comes from the coding sequence ATGATCACGACGGAGAGCCTGTTTCGAGGTCGCCTGAAAATACGTCAGAGAAAAAAAGGTTACAGATTCTCTGTTGATACAGCCATACTGGCCCATCATGTTGACTTGAAGGACACGGATACGGCAGTCGATCTGGGCGCCGGCTGTGGAATCATCTCCATAATCCTTGCCCATAGGGTTCCTTCAGCGCACCTTTACGGGATTGAGATTCAAAGAGATCTTGCTGAGCTTGCTGCAGCGAATGTGCGGCTAAATGACATGGAAGATCGAATTACTATTGTGCACCAGGACATGAGGAATTTCAGATCCTATCTGAGACCGGGTGGGGCCGATGTCGTCTTCAGCAACCCGCCGTATCGCAGGTTCCTGGCAGGCCGAGTGTGTCCGGATCGCGAGAGGGCTGTAGCCCGGCATGAGATAACAGTTTCTCTTTCTGATGTGATATCTGTGGCGGGAAAACTTCTCAGGCCATCAGGTCGGCTGTTCGTCATTTATCCTGCGGAACGTGCCACGGATCTTATCACGCAGATGCGAGCTTTCAAGCTTGAGCCCAAGAGGCTGAGGCTGGTTCATTCCAGAGAACATTCAGAGGCTGAGCTGGTTTTGGCTGAGGGATCGAAACATGGGAAACCCGGCGTAAAAGTCTCCCCGCCCCTTGTTGTGCACAAAAGAGACGGAAGCTACACTGACGAGGTTAAAAAAATGATATCATTTTAG
- a CDS encoding DUF721 domain-containing protein has product MDRPAHLGGILRDALKASNLDVDLDLYRLWEQWTDLVGPVIAQNARPAAIKGKLLLVNVSSAPWMQQLQYLKSEMMEKLNSALEREAVKDIRFKIGPIE; this is encoded by the coding sequence ATGGACAGACCGGCCCATCTCGGAGGCATCTTAAGGGATGCTCTAAAGGCTTCCAATCTGGATGTAGACTTGGATCTCTACAGGCTCTGGGAACAATGGACTGATCTGGTTGGCCCAGTCATTGCTCAAAACGCCCGGCCGGCGGCGATCAAGGGAAAACTGCTTCTCGTTAATGTGTCAAGCGCTCCGTGGATGCAGCAGCTTCAATATTTGAAATCTGAGATGATGGAAAAGCTGAACAGCGCCCTTGAAAGAGAGGCGGTGAAGGACATACGGTTTAAGATTGGGCCGATAGAATAA
- the hflK gene encoding FtsH protease activity modulator HflK: MPWDWDKLKKQQQGAGGGGMPQMDEVVQKFKQFNKPGAWIIVLIVIAVYLGSSAFYTVGVDEVGVVQRFGKYARTVEPGLHFKLPTGIEKVTKVKVRFVYKEEFGFRTLRAGVRTQYAADKAYDGESLMLTGDLNVAVVPWIVQYRIKDPYQYLFKVRNVRSTLRDLSESTMRLVVGDRSINEVISKREEIADEARALLQTELDEAETGIYVSTIEMKKTNVPGPVQSSFNEVNQAVQEKERMIYQAREEYNKAIPAAKGNAEKTIKSAEGYALDRVNRAKGDASRFSAQYQEYAKAKDVTRRRLYLEALKDLFPKLGKKYVIDADQKNVLPLLNLGQERGAQK, translated from the coding sequence ATGCCATGGGATTGGGATAAGTTGAAAAAACAGCAACAAGGGGCCGGTGGAGGCGGTATGCCGCAGATGGATGAAGTGGTCCAAAAGTTCAAGCAGTTTAATAAACCAGGGGCCTGGATTATTGTCCTCATTGTCATCGCGGTTTATCTGGGTAGTTCTGCTTTTTATACCGTGGGTGTAGATGAGGTCGGAGTCGTTCAACGGTTTGGAAAATACGCACGCACGGTGGAGCCTGGGCTGCACTTTAAGCTCCCCACGGGTATTGAGAAAGTGACCAAGGTTAAGGTCCGTTTTGTGTACAAGGAAGAATTCGGTTTTCGAACGCTTCGCGCAGGTGTCCGCACGCAGTATGCCGCTGACAAGGCCTATGATGGAGAGTCTTTGATGCTTACAGGGGATCTCAATGTGGCCGTAGTTCCGTGGATTGTGCAGTACCGCATTAAGGATCCTTACCAGTACTTGTTTAAAGTTCGCAATGTGAGAAGCACGCTCCGGGATCTGTCAGAGTCCACCATGCGCCTGGTGGTGGGCGACAGGAGTATTAATGAGGTCATCAGCAAGAGAGAAGAAATTGCCGATGAGGCACGGGCGCTCTTGCAGACAGAGCTCGATGAGGCAGAAACCGGTATTTATGTCTCGACAATCGAGATGAAAAAGACGAATGTGCCTGGGCCGGTCCAGTCTTCCTTTAATGAGGTGAACCAGGCGGTCCAGGAAAAGGAGCGCATGATCTATCAGGCAAGAGAGGAGTACAACAAGGCCATTCCTGCTGCCAAGGGGAATGCTGAGAAGACTATTAAGTCTGCTGAGGGCTATGCGCTGGATCGGGTTAACCGCGCTAAGGGGGATGCTTCCAGGTTTAGTGCCCAGTATCAGGAATATGCCAAGGCAAAGGATGTCACACGCAGGCGCCTTTATCTGGAAGCGCTTAAGGACCTCTTTCCCAAATTGGGCAAAAAATATGTTATTGATGCGGACCAGAAAAACGTGCTTCCGCTGCTTAATCTTGGCCAAGAAAGGGGGGCACAGAAATGA
- the hflC gene encoding protease modulator HflC, which produces MKSKGFIIVFIIVILLLLSGGVYTVDETEQVVVTQFGKVVREPIRAPGLRFKIPFIQNVNYFPKNLQEWDGDPGQIPTLDKTFILVDTFARWKIVDPLKFFQTVTNMTGALSRLDDIIDAAVRNFITSYPLIETVRKTDRELDTFELGLEDIRDKRDLGTVKIGRQKIAKGIMEQAQPKLAKFGIEVVDVKIKRVNYVEEVQRSVFARMVAEREQIAEKFRSEGKGEARKIEGDKEKELKRITSEAYKKAQELMGKADATATKIYADAYGLDPDFYSFVKTLDIYGQTLDKDSSLVLSTDSEFFQYLKGYGGKR; this is translated from the coding sequence ATGAAATCCAAAGGATTCATAATCGTATTCATCATTGTTATCCTTCTTTTGCTTTCCGGAGGAGTCTACACGGTGGATGAAACCGAGCAGGTTGTGGTGACTCAGTTCGGCAAGGTGGTTCGTGAACCAATCCGGGCGCCTGGCCTTAGATTCAAGATCCCTTTCATACAGAACGTGAATTATTTCCCCAAAAACCTGCAGGAGTGGGACGGCGATCCAGGGCAGATTCCTACCCTGGACAAGACATTCATATTGGTAGACACTTTTGCCCGCTGGAAGATCGTGGATCCTCTGAAGTTTTTCCAGACCGTTACGAACATGACAGGCGCGTTAAGTCGTCTGGACGACATCATTGACGCTGCGGTTCGCAACTTTATTACCTCGTATCCCCTGATTGAAACCGTGAGGAAAACAGATCGAGAACTCGACACTTTTGAACTAGGCCTGGAGGATATCAGGGACAAGAGAGACCTGGGCACGGTAAAAATAGGCCGACAAAAAATAGCCAAGGGAATCATGGAGCAGGCCCAGCCCAAGCTCGCCAAGTTCGGCATTGAGGTGGTTGACGTTAAGATCAAGCGAGTCAATTATGTGGAAGAGGTCCAGAGGTCGGTCTTTGCCCGAATGGTTGCCGAGCGGGAACAGATTGCCGAAAAATTTCGTTCTGAGGGCAAAGGGGAAGCCCGCAAGATCGAAGGTGACAAGGAAAAAGAGTTAAAGCGGATCACTTCGGAGGCCTACAAAAAGGCCCAGGAGCTTATGGGTAAAGCCGACGCCACAGCCACTAAGATCTATGCAGATGCCTATGGTTTGGATCCTGATTTCTACTCCTTTGTGAAAACTCTTGACATTTACGGACAGACTCTGGATAAGGACAGTTCGCTGGTTCTTTCCACGGATAGTGAATTTTTCCAATATTTGAAGGGATATGGAGGAAAGAGGTAG
- a CDS encoding AURKAIP1/COX24 domain-containing protein, producing MGSVIKKRKKKMRKHKHKKLLARTRHQRRKK from the coding sequence GTGGGGAGTGTTATCAAAAAACGAAAAAAAAAGATGCGCAAGCATAAACACAAAAAGCTATTGGCTCGCACCCGTCATCAACGAAGGAAGAAATGA
- a CDS encoding zinc ribbon domain-containing protein — protein sequence MPIYEYECKKCGRVAEIWQKFSDPPLSTCKHCSGELQKLISQSTFHLKGTGWYVTDYANKGGSCSSSSAGKANKTSEAKVKKTDTKPAPSKDGV from the coding sequence ATGCCCATTTACGAATATGAATGTAAGAAATGCGGGAGGGTGGCGGAGATCTGGCAGAAGTTTTCGGATCCCCCATTGAGTACGTGCAAGCACTGTTCCGGCGAGCTTCAGAAACTCATCTCGCAAAGCACTTTCCATCTCAAGGGTACTGGTTGGTACGTGACTGATTATGCGAACAAGGGCGGGAGTTGTTCCAGTTCTTCAGCGGGAAAAGCTAATAAGACGTCAGAGGCAAAAGTTAAGAAAACCGACACAAAGCCAGCTCCTTCAAAGGATGGGGTTTGA
- the groES gene encoding co-chaperone GroES, translating to MKIRPLQDRILVKRLEEEDRTKGGIIIPDSAKEKPSEGLVISVGKGKVLEDGTQRSLDVKKDDRILFSKYAGTDIKIEGEEYLIMREDDVLGVIEK from the coding sequence ATGAAGATTAGACCTTTGCAAGATCGAATACTCGTGAAGCGCCTGGAAGAAGAGGATAGGACCAAAGGAGGCATTATCATACCCGACTCAGCCAAGGAAAAGCCCTCTGAAGGTCTGGTTATTTCAGTGGGCAAGGGCAAGGTCCTGGAAGACGGTACCCAGAGATCTCTGGACGTGAAAAAAGATGACCGTATACTCTTTAGCAAATATGCCGGTACGGACATAAAGATCGAGGGTGAAGAATATCTCATTATGCGTGAGGATGATGTGCTGGGTGTCATTGAAAAATAG
- the groL gene encoding chaperonin GroEL (60 kDa chaperone family; promotes refolding of misfolded polypeptides especially under stressful conditions; forms two stacked rings of heptamers to form a barrel-shaped 14mer; ends can be capped by GroES; misfolded proteins enter the barrel where they are refolded when GroES binds), which produces MAAKEIKYDIKAREAILAGINTLANAVKITLGPKGRNAILEKSWGAPTITKDGVTVAKEIELEDKFENMGAQMVKEVASKTSDVAGDGTTTATVLAQSIYSEGQKLVAAGNNPMAIKRGVDKAVSVVVSELAKLSKATRDQREIAQVGCISANNDETIGNIIAEAMNKVGKEGVITVEEAKSMETTLEVVEGMQFDRGYLSPYFVTDPEKMEVSLQDPLILINEKKISVMKDLLPILEQVAKMGKPLVIIAEDVEGEALATLVVNKLRGTLQCAGIKAPGFGDRRKAMLEDIAILTGGQVISEDLGIKLENISLSDLGTAKRITIDKDNTTVVDGGGSRSDLEGRVRQIRAQIEETTSDYDREKLQERLAKLIGGVAVINVGAATEPEMKEKKARVEDALNATRAAVEEGIVAGGGVALLRCIPALDKVKIKADQKLGVRIVQRALEEPLRQIVNNTGHEGSVVVDQVKKEKGAIGFNAETEKYEDLMEAGVIDPTKVVRFALQNAASVAGLMLTTEVMVAEKPEEKKDMPAMPAGGSMGGMGGGMY; this is translated from the coding sequence ATGGCTGCAAAAGAGATCAAATACGATATCAAGGCTCGGGAGGCCATCCTGGCGGGGATTAACACGTTGGCCAATGCGGTCAAGATTACCCTGGGCCCTAAAGGTAGAAACGCAATTTTGGAGAAATCCTGGGGCGCTCCCACCATTACCAAAGACGGCGTGACAGTAGCCAAGGAAATCGAGCTTGAGGACAAGTTTGAGAACATGGGCGCCCAGATGGTCAAGGAGGTTGCCAGCAAGACCAGTGATGTGGCCGGAGATGGCACCACTACCGCCACTGTGTTGGCCCAGTCTATTTACAGTGAAGGTCAGAAGCTGGTAGCAGCGGGCAACAACCCGATGGCCATCAAGCGAGGGGTTGATAAGGCTGTAAGTGTTGTTGTGTCGGAACTCGCCAAGTTGAGCAAGGCGACCAGGGACCAGCGTGAGATTGCCCAGGTGGGCTGCATTTCGGCCAACAACGACGAAACCATAGGAAACATTATTGCAGAGGCCATGAACAAGGTCGGCAAAGAGGGCGTGATCACCGTGGAAGAGGCAAAGAGCATGGAGACTACGCTCGAAGTCGTGGAAGGGATGCAGTTTGACCGTGGCTATTTGTCTCCCTATTTTGTCACAGACCCGGAAAAGATGGAAGTTTCTCTTCAGGATCCGTTGATCCTGATTAACGAAAAGAAGATCAGCGTCATGAAGGATCTCCTGCCCATCCTTGAGCAGGTTGCCAAGATGGGAAAGCCCCTTGTGATTATTGCCGAAGATGTGGAAGGAGAGGCGCTGGCCACATTGGTCGTAAATAAGCTTCGCGGCACTCTTCAGTGCGCTGGCATTAAGGCGCCCGGTTTCGGAGATCGCCGAAAAGCCATGTTGGAAGACATTGCAATTCTTACCGGCGGTCAGGTTATTTCTGAAGACCTGGGGATCAAGTTGGAAAACATAAGTCTATCCGATCTGGGCACGGCAAAACGGATTACCATTGATAAGGATAACACTACAGTTGTGGACGGTGGCGGTTCCCGCTCGGATCTGGAAGGGCGAGTGCGTCAGATCAGGGCTCAGATTGAGGAGACGACATCGGACTATGACCGTGAGAAACTCCAGGAGCGTTTGGCCAAATTGATTGGCGGTGTAGCGGTCATCAATGTTGGCGCGGCCACCGAACCTGAGATGAAAGAAAAGAAGGCTCGAGTCGAAGATGCCCTCAACGCCACCCGCGCCGCAGTTGAAGAAGGGATTGTGGCTGGCGGAGGCGTGGCCCTGCTCAGGTGTATTCCAGCACTGGACAAGGTGAAAATCAAGGCGGATCAGAAGCTGGGTGTAAGGATCGTACAGCGCGCCCTGGAAGAGCCCCTTCGCCAGATCGTTAATAACACAGGTCACGAGGGCTCCGTGGTGGTTGACCAGGTTAAGAAGGAAAAAGGCGCCATTGGTTTTAACGCCGAGACGGAGAAATATGAGGATCTTATGGAAGCCGGCGTGATCGATCCGACCAAGGTTGTGCGATTTGCACTGCAGAATGCGGCAAGCGTGGCCGGACTGATGCTGACCACCGAGGTGATGGTTGCCGAAAAACCCGAGGAGAAGAAAGACATGCCTGCTATGCCTGCGGGCGGCAGTATGGGCGGCATGGGCGGCGGTATGTACTAA
- the ileS gene encoding isoleucine--tRNA ligase, which yields MDYKTTLNLPKTDFPMKANLAKREPEILRTWEATGLYEQIRKASRGGPRFVLHDGPPYANGHIHIGTALNKILKDMTIRSRQMDGFDAPYVPGWDCHGLPIEHQVDQELGERKNTMSQTGVRKQCRAYAEKFIAIQREEFKRLGVMGEWDNPYLTMSYSYVATIVREFGKFAIDGSLFKSKKPIYWCSACKTALAEAEVEYEPRTSPSIYVKFPFLSDISGEISSLTGKKIYLVIWTTTPWTIPANLAVALHPDFQYVAAQVDGGEVYILAKGLVESAMEVFGIKNYEILAEVDPKKLEHGICRHPLYDRKSLIILADHVTLDTGTGCVHTAPGHGREDYEVGLAYDLDIYSPVDDNGCFTEDVDFFSGTFVFRANDAVIDRLTEAGMLINKGEIEHTYPHCWRCKKPVIFRATEQWFISMEKMGLRHKALSCIDQVTWIPSWGRDRIHGMIENRPDWCISRQRSWGVPIVAFYCKKCGSCLITQEIIDHVARLFEKHGADVWFDAETSTLLPEGTKCPECQGEAFEREKDILDVWFDSGVSHTAVLESRDYLTWPADMYLEGSDQHRGWFHSALLTAAGTRGRAPYQSVLTHGFVVDGNGEKMSKSKGNVIAPSEIIDRYGVEILRLWVAASDYQDDIRISEKILKQLTDAYRRIRNTSRFILGNLGDFDPDTDVVPYADMLEIDRFALQRLQELVKRSRAAYETYEFHSVYHGLYNYCVLDLSAFYLDVLKDRLYTSPPGSRARRSAQSALNIIVDTLTRIQAPILVFTAEDVWAHMPKTNARPASVHLAPLPEVNESFVDANLAERWEYLLALRADVSKAVEEARGQKMIGHSLDAAVTLSLPKVFLEAVKPTVEELRAIFIVSEVTIVSGEQLDGAYQSTSMPDLWIRIDRAAGEKCERCWIHDLSVGADEMHRTICSRCVEALKAAEI from the coding sequence ATGGACTACAAAACAACTTTGAACCTTCCTAAAACAGACTTTCCTATGAAGGCAAATCTTGCCAAACGTGAGCCTGAGATTCTCAGGACATGGGAGGCAACAGGGCTTTACGAACAGATCCGGAAGGCATCCAGGGGCGGACCGCGCTTTGTCCTGCATGACGGCCCACCTTATGCCAACGGGCATATCCATATTGGCACGGCTCTTAACAAGATCTTGAAGGACATGACCATCCGATCCCGTCAAATGGATGGATTCGACGCACCTTATGTGCCGGGATGGGATTGCCACGGTCTTCCCATAGAACACCAGGTTGACCAGGAACTGGGGGAAAGAAAAAACACAATGAGCCAGACTGGAGTTCGAAAGCAATGCCGGGCCTACGCCGAAAAATTTATTGCGATTCAAAGGGAAGAGTTCAAAAGACTGGGCGTCATGGGCGAATGGGATAATCCTTATCTTACCATGAGCTACAGCTATGTGGCGACTATCGTTCGGGAATTCGGCAAATTTGCCATTGATGGAAGCCTTTTTAAGAGTAAAAAGCCGATATACTGGTGCAGCGCTTGCAAGACGGCGCTGGCGGAAGCAGAAGTGGAATACGAACCTCGAACTTCTCCGTCCATCTATGTGAAGTTTCCTTTTCTTTCGGACATAAGCGGCGAGATTTCCTCCCTGACGGGGAAGAAAATCTACCTGGTTATATGGACCACAACTCCATGGACTATTCCGGCCAATCTTGCGGTTGCCCTTCATCCTGATTTTCAGTACGTGGCAGCGCAGGTGGACGGCGGCGAGGTTTATATTTTGGCTAAAGGCCTTGTGGAAAGCGCCATGGAGGTTTTCGGGATCAAGAATTATGAGATATTGGCTGAAGTTGATCCCAAGAAGTTGGAGCACGGCATTTGCCGTCATCCCCTTTACGATCGCAAGTCTTTGATCATCTTGGCCGATCACGTGACCTTGGACACGGGAACGGGTTGTGTCCATACTGCCCCGGGGCACGGACGTGAAGACTATGAAGTGGGCCTGGCTTATGACCTGGATATCTACTCTCCTGTGGACGATAATGGCTGCTTTACCGAAGATGTTGACTTTTTTTCCGGCACGTTTGTCTTTCGTGCCAACGACGCGGTTATTGACAGGCTGACGGAAGCGGGAATGCTCATCAACAAGGGGGAAATAGAACACACATATCCGCATTGCTGGCGGTGCAAGAAACCTGTAATTTTCCGTGCTACTGAACAGTGGTTTATCTCCATGGAAAAGATGGGTCTTAGACACAAAGCCCTTAGTTGTATTGACCAGGTCACCTGGATTCCCTCCTGGGGCAGGGATCGCATACATGGCATGATCGAAAACCGTCCGGATTGGTGTATTTCCCGCCAGCGTTCCTGGGGTGTTCCGATCGTGGCTTTTTATTGCAAAAAATGCGGGTCATGTCTCATCACACAGGAGATCATTGATCATGTGGCAAGACTCTTTGAAAAGCACGGAGCTGATGTCTGGTTTGATGCCGAGACCTCTACTCTTCTGCCGGAGGGAACAAAGTGCCCTGAATGCCAGGGAGAAGCATTTGAGAGGGAAAAGGATATCTTGGATGTTTGGTTCGATTCTGGTGTTAGCCACACGGCTGTGCTTGAAAGCAGAGATTATCTGACCTGGCCGGCCGACATGTACCTGGAGGGAAGCGACCAGCATCGTGGATGGTTTCACAGCGCCCTTCTCACCGCAGCGGGCACTCGCGGAAGAGCGCCTTACCAGAGTGTGCTTACTCACGGTTTTGTCGTGGACGGCAATGGCGAAAAAATGTCCAAGTCCAAGGGAAATGTGATTGCACCCAGCGAGATTATCGACAGATACGGTGTCGAGATCCTTCGCTTGTGGGTTGCGGCCTCGGATTACCAGGACGACATAAGGATTTCGGAAAAGATTCTCAAGCAGCTTACGGATGCCTATCGCCGGATTCGCAACACAAGCCGGTTTATCCTGGGGAATCTTGGCGATTTTGATCCTGATACAGATGTCGTTCCATATGCCGATATGCTGGAGATTGATCGATTTGCCCTTCAGCGTCTTCAGGAGTTGGTGAAGCGATCTCGCGCAGCCTATGAGACCTATGAGTTTCACAGTGTGTATCACGGTTTGTACAATTATTGCGTATTGGATTTGAGCGCTTTTTACTTGGATGTCTTGAAAGACAGGCTCTATACGTCGCCACCAGGATCCAGGGCCAGACGCTCGGCTCAGAGTGCACTCAATATCATTGTCGATACTCTGACACGTATCCAGGCGCCCATCCTGGTTTTTACGGCCGAGGATGTGTGGGCGCACATGCCGAAAACGAACGCAAGGCCAGCCAGTGTCCATCTTGCTCCACTGCCGGAGGTCAACGAGTCATTTGTGGATGCCAATCTGGCCGAAAGATGGGAATATCTCCTGGCTCTCAGGGCAGATGTGAGCAAGGCCGTGGAAGAAGCCAGGGGGCAGAAGATGATCGGCCACTCGCTTGATGCCGCGGTTACGCTGAGTTTGCCAAAAGTATTCCTTGAAGCAGTGAAGCCCACGGTTGAAGAACTGCGCGCGATCTTTATTGTCTCAGAGGTGACCATAGTATCCGGTGAACAATTGGACGGCGCTTACCAAAGCACGAGTATGCCCGATCTTTGGATTCGTATCGATCGTGCGGCTGGCGAAAAATGCGAACGTTGCTGGATACATGATCTTTCAGTGGGCGCTGACGAGATGCACAGGACCATTTGTTCGCGCTGCGTAGAAGCTCTGAAGGCTGCCGAAATTTGA
- the lspA gene encoding signal peptidase II yields MKQKYTTLVLVAGVTILVDQVTKAIVMRAFSLHETLEVIPGFFALTQIRNTGGAFGLLAGEATRFRTVFFLVVSCLALGIILYSYRRLASTKPWVAVALAMIFGGALGNLIDRLRFGEVIDFLDFYVGTAHWPAFNIADSAISVGVGILCLNVLLRKI; encoded by the coding sequence TTGAAACAAAAATATACTACCCTCGTCCTGGTTGCCGGCGTCACAATCTTGGTTGATCAGGTGACCAAGGCAATTGTCATGCGCGCTTTTTCACTTCATGAAACCCTGGAAGTCATCCCTGGTTTTTTTGCGCTAACTCAAATTCGGAATACTGGTGGCGCCTTTGGATTGTTGGCCGGGGAAGCGACACGGTTTCGAACAGTGTTCTTCCTGGTGGTTTCCTGTTTGGCCCTTGGAATTATTCTTTACTCTTACAGGAGACTTGCTTCCACCAAGCCGTGGGTGGCGGTAGCGCTCGCTATGATTTTTGGGGGAGCCTTGGGAAACCTCATTGACCGTCTCCGTTTCGGAGAGGTAATCGATTTTCTTGACTTTTATGTTGGCACAGCACATTGGCCGGCTTTTAACATCGCTGACAGTGCAATCTCGGTGGGAGTCGGCATATTGTGCCTGAACGTACTGTTGCGAAAGATCTGA